A genomic window from Flavobacterium phycosphaerae includes:
- the kdsA gene encoding 3-deoxy-8-phosphooctulonate synthase — MNINTIPQIKNTDSGNFFVLAGPCAIEGEEMAMRIAEKLVGITDKLQIPYVFKGSFKKANRSRIDSFSGIGDEKALKILRKVSETFHIPTVTDIHTNEDAAMAAEYVDVLQIPAFLVRQTDLVVAAANTGKVVNLKKGQFMSPESMKHAVQKVLDCNNQSVMVTDRGTMFGYQDMIVDFRGIPTMQHYATTVLDVTHSLQQPNQTAGVTGGRPDMIETIAKAGIAVGVDGIFIETHFDPAHAKSDGANMLHLDYFEGLMTRLVAIRKTINQF, encoded by the coding sequence ATGAATATAAATACCATTCCACAAATCAAGAATACTGATAGTGGAAATTTCTTTGTCCTTGCCGGCCCTTGTGCTATTGAAGGTGAAGAAATGGCAATGCGAATTGCTGAAAAATTAGTCGGCATTACTGACAAACTCCAAATTCCTTATGTTTTTAAAGGTTCTTTCAAAAAAGCCAATCGCTCCAGAATAGACAGTTTTTCTGGAATTGGAGATGAAAAAGCTTTAAAAATTCTTCGCAAAGTTTCTGAAACTTTTCATATTCCTACTGTTACTGATATTCATACTAATGAAGATGCTGCTATGGCTGCCGAATATGTTGATGTATTACAAATTCCGGCATTTTTAGTTCGCCAAACCGATTTAGTGGTGGCAGCTGCCAACACCGGCAAAGTGGTGAATTTGAAAAAAGGACAGTTTATGAGTCCGGAAAGCATGAAACACGCCGTCCAAAAAGTATTGGATTGCAATAACCAAAGCGTTATGGTCACCGATAGAGGGACTATGTTTGGTTATCAGGATATGATTGTTGATTTTCGTGGTATCCCAACCATGCAACACTATGCTACAACCGTACTTGACGTTACTCATTCGTTACAACAACCCAATCAAACTGCCGGAGTAACCGGTGGCAGACCCGATATGATTGAAACCATTGCCAAAGCCGGAATTGCGGTAGGTGTTGATGGTATTTTTATAGAAACCCATTTTGATCCGGCACATGCCAAAAGTGATGGAGCCAATATGTTACACCTCGATTATTTTGAAGGGCTTATGACTCGCTTAGTGGCCATACGTAAAACCATTAATCAATTTTAA
- a CDS encoding DUF4199 domain-containing protein, protein MKNYSIEIKWAIRFTLLTLAWAIGEKFAGLHDKFIADYALYTNLFGFPALLFFILALKEKKKYFFNGTMTWTQGFVSGVILSFVIALFTPITQYVIYKSITPHFFDTIIAYKLKSGFMTAEVAQQYFNLQTYMLQNSFSNLSMGIITGALVSLFIRTKK, encoded by the coding sequence ATGAAAAACTACTCGATAGAAATAAAATGGGCGATTCGCTTTACCTTACTGACATTAGCCTGGGCCATAGGCGAAAAATTTGCAGGATTGCATGACAAATTTATTGCTGATTATGCGCTTTATACTAATCTTTTTGGTTTTCCGGCACTATTGTTTTTCATCTTAGCTTTGAAGGAAAAGAAAAAATACTTTTTCAACGGAACTATGACTTGGACGCAAGGATTTGTCAGCGGAGTGATTTTATCATTTGTTATTGCTTTATTTACCCCCATTACGCAGTATGTTATTTATAAAAGCATTACGCCGCATTTTTTTGACACTATTATTGCTTACAAATTAAAAAGCGGTTTTATGACTGCGGAAGTAGCCCAACAATATTTCAATTTACAAACTTATATGTTGCAAAATTCATTCAGTAATTTGTCAATGGGTATTATTACCGGAGCATTGGTTTCTCTATTCATCAGAACCAAAAAATAA
- a CDS encoding DUF1361 domain-containing protein yields the protein MLPIALILLRVKLTHEIYLLFLIWNLFLAYIPCLLSSKIKTTVPNTLSFYLILLSWLLFLPNTFYLITDFIHLRHINSQQYTFDIVLLSSFTIAGFYAGLLSLKDIHLLLQMKYNRQKCWSIISCIIYLSAFAIYLGRILRFNSWDILSNPISLLYYSSKSIFNFDTVLFTITFGSFLWLVYNIFFYLTNKTIIKSW from the coding sequence ATGCTGCCTATAGCGCTTATATTGTTGAGAGTAAAATTGACACACGAGATTTATTTACTCTTTTTGATTTGGAATTTGTTTCTGGCTTACATTCCATGTTTACTGTCTTCAAAAATAAAAACTACGGTACCCAACACTCTGAGTTTTTATTTAATCTTATTGAGCTGGTTACTTTTTCTGCCCAATACGTTTTACCTGATAACCGATTTTATACATCTGCGCCATATAAACAGTCAACAATATACTTTTGACATTGTACTATTGAGCAGTTTTACCATTGCCGGATTTTATGCCGGGCTACTTTCTTTGAAAGACATTCATCTGTTGTTACAAATGAAATACAACAGACAAAAATGTTGGTCAATTATCAGTTGTATTATTTACTTATCCGCCTTTGCCATCTACTTGGGAAGAATATTACGTTTCAACAGTTGGGATATTTTAAGCAACCCTATTTCTCTTTTATACTATAGCAGTAAAAGCATTTTCAATTTTGATACCGTATTGTTCACAATAACTTTTGGAAGTTTTCTTTGGCTTGTTTACAATATCTTTTTTTATCTAACAAACAAGACCATAATCAAATCATGGTAG
- a CDS encoding fibronectin type III domain-containing protein gives MYAYTATASGTINVSMTPTATATYSGIFAYNSCSNIGVSCLAGVANAGVTPRVFDLPVTAGTTYYFVISTWANPTPNTVAYTLVIQTVNCAPPTNLSVSSIGQTSANLSWSNPSGATSWEVAVQTLGDPIPSGSGVTTNSNINYLAGGLTAATSYQYYVRADCGNGTFSAWTGPFPFDTKICDVAQQCNYSFIMRDSFGDGWTGGTMQVKQNGIVVATLTGPADADNLNPITVTVAMCDGIPFELFWNNGGTFPGDMGISIVNSFGQTLFVKPSGVGSAGTTLYTGVVDCVTPACLPATALTATSISDTSVTLGWTPNGPETSWQVFVQLTGLPAPTAAETNWVAAPTNPFVITNLTAGTIYDFYVRPVCSSTSIGPWSAVKTFTTALCPLANQCNYSFIMTDSFGDGWNGGTMQVKQNGIVVATLTGPADADNLNPITVLVPLCHGIPFELFWSNAGTFPAELGVSIKESLAPQATIFTKPAGTGTPLTTLFTGTAECFPATCPKPINVTISGVTQTGATVAWTESGTATQWEVIILLGGSPAPTATSTGVLTTVNPFVFTLLSPATTYDVYIRAICSASDVSFWSNKKSFTTLIANDECINATVVPVNPTIDCVATAPGSILGATASAQGNTCGGTDDDDVWFQFTATSTQHVISLLNVVGSTTDLFHVLYTGSCGTLTQIACSDPNSSIATNLVIGQTYYIRVYSYTATAGQTTTFTVCVATLPPSIKTNTTQYTNQQLVEDVF, from the coding sequence GTGTATGCATATACCGCAACCGCTTCAGGAACGATTAACGTTAGCATGACTCCAACAGCAACTGCAACCTATTCGGGAATTTTTGCTTATAATAGCTGTTCCAATATTGGAGTTAGTTGTTTGGCAGGAGTTGCCAATGCAGGAGTAACCCCAAGAGTTTTTGATTTACCGGTAACAGCCGGAACCACCTATTATTTTGTTATTTCAACTTGGGCCAATCCAACACCTAACACTGTTGCTTATACTTTAGTAATACAAACTGTAAACTGTGCTCCTCCAACCAATCTTAGTGTTTCTAGTATCGGACAAACTTCGGCTAATTTATCTTGGTCAAATCCGAGTGGAGCCACTTCATGGGAAGTAGCAGTACAAACCCTGGGAGATCCTATCCCATCGGGTTCAGGAGTCACAACCAACAGTAATATCAATTACCTAGCCGGTGGCTTAACAGCCGCTACTTCTTATCAATATTATGTAAGAGCCGACTGTGGTAACGGTACTTTTAGTGCATGGACTGGACCTTTCCCTTTCGACACCAAAATTTGTGATGTGGCTCAGCAATGTAACTACTCTTTTATTATGAGAGATTCTTTTGGAGACGGATGGACTGGTGGTACAATGCAAGTAAAACAAAATGGAATTGTAGTGGCTACGCTTACCGGTCCAGCGGATGCTGACAACTTAAACCCCATAACTGTTACTGTCGCTATGTGTGATGGTATTCCGTTTGAATTATTTTGGAATAACGGTGGAACATTTCCCGGAGACATGGGCATTTCAATTGTCAATTCATTTGGACAAACCTTATTTGTAAAACCGTCCGGTGTAGGATCAGCAGGAACAACGCTTTACACAGGTGTTGTTGATTGTGTAACCCCGGCATGTTTACCGGCTACTGCCTTAACGGCTACCAGTATATCCGACACCTCTGTCACTTTGGGATGGACCCCTAATGGTCCGGAAACCTCATGGCAGGTGTTTGTACAGCTAACGGGTTTACCAGCACCTACAGCTGCTGAAACCAACTGGGTAGCAGCACCGACAAACCCATTTGTTATTACCAATTTAACGGCGGGCACCATTTATGATTTTTATGTAAGACCTGTATGTTCTTCAACCAGCATCGGACCTTGGAGTGCTGTAAAAACATTTACGACAGCCTTGTGTCCGTTAGCCAATCAATGTAATTACTCTTTCATCATGACCGATTCGTTTGGAGATGGATGGAACGGTGGTACGATGCAAGTGAAACAAAATGGTATAGTAGTAGCTACTCTTACCGGACCGGCTGATGCTGATAATTTAAACCCAATTACAGTACTTGTTCCTTTGTGTCATGGTATACCTTTTGAATTGTTTTGGAGTAATGCCGGAACATTCCCTGCTGAACTTGGCGTATCTATCAAAGAATCGCTTGCACCTCAAGCCACGATTTTTACAAAACCTGCCGGAACCGGCACACCTTTAACAACATTATTTACCGGTACAGCGGAATGTTTTCCTGCTACTTGTCCGAAACCAATCAACGTAACCATTAGTGGTGTAACGCAAACCGGAGCTACAGTAGCTTGGACTGAATCAGGAACAGCCACCCAATGGGAAGTTATTATTTTGTTAGGAGGCTCACCAGCGCCAACAGCAACTTCTACCGGGGTTTTAACCACAGTCAATCCATTTGTATTTACATTACTATCACCAGCAACTACTTATGATGTTTATATAAGAGCTATTTGTTCGGCATCAGATGTGAGTTTTTGGTCTAATAAAAAATCATTTACTACTTTAATAGCCAATGACGAATGTATAAATGCTACTGTAGTTCCGGTGAATCCAACCATTGACTGTGTTGCAACCGCACCGGGAAGCATATTAGGCGCAACAGCTTCGGCTCAAGGGAATACATGTGGCGGAACTGACGATGATGATGTTTGGTTCCAGTTTACGGCAACCAGTACACAACACGTTATTTCATTATTAAATGTTGTTGGCAGCACTACAGATTTATTTCATGTTCTTTATACAGGATCTTGTGGTACCTTAACACAAATTGCATGTAGCGATCCTAATTCAAGTATTGCGACCAATTTAGTAATCGGGCAAACTTATTACATAAGAGTTTATTCGTATACGGCTACAGCCGGGCAAACCACAACCTTTACCGTTTGTGTTGCCACTTTGCCCCCTTCAATCAAAACTAATACTACACAGTATACAAATCAACAATTGGTTGAGGATGTCTTTTAA
- a CDS encoding M28 family peptidase, translated as MKKTTLFFLMVTAFLHSQSKDELMLKDIYKFSLTKVQCYAWLDDLSNKIGARPSGSPGAEKGVAYTKKQLETLGIDKVYLQEVMVPKWVRGEKETAYILDNKTKIAVPICALGGSVATSQKGLNAEVIEVHSIEEVKQLGVAVKGKIVFYNRPMEPENIEAFKSYGNCVDQRFYGAKEAALQGAVGTIVRSMNLRLDDFPHTGAQSYGDLPKANYIPTAAISTNGAELLSKKLKENSHLQFFMKLSCKQYDDVLSYNVIGEITGTEHPEKIMVVGGHLDSWDLADGAQDDGAGCVQAMGVAEIFKKLNYKPKNTIRVVLFMNEEFGGKGGKKYEELSKLNQENHIFALESDSGGFSPRGFSLECDEANFNKVNSWVKLFEPYLIHSFVKGHAGSDITPLTSSKIVKAGLKPDSQRYFDYHHAANDKFDSVNKRELELGAATMASFIYLFDQYGID; from the coding sequence ATGAAAAAAACAACCCTTTTCTTCTTGATGGTTACCGCTTTTTTGCATTCGCAGAGCAAAGACGAGCTAATGCTGAAAGACATCTACAAATTTTCACTAACAAAAGTCCAATGTTATGCTTGGTTAGATGATTTGTCTAATAAAATTGGAGCAAGACCATCAGGTTCACCCGGTGCTGAAAAAGGGGTGGCGTATACTAAAAAGCAATTGGAAACACTAGGTATAGATAAAGTCTATCTTCAGGAAGTGATGGTGCCAAAATGGGTAAGAGGAGAAAAAGAAACAGCTTATATACTGGATAATAAGACCAAAATTGCGGTCCCTATTTGTGCTTTAGGCGGTTCGGTAGCTACTTCTCAAAAAGGATTGAATGCTGAAGTGATAGAGGTACATTCAATAGAAGAAGTAAAGCAATTAGGAGTAGCAGTTAAAGGAAAAATAGTTTTTTACAACCGCCCAATGGAACCCGAAAATATTGAAGCTTTTAAATCGTATGGCAATTGTGTTGACCAGCGTTTTTACGGAGCCAAAGAAGCTGCTTTGCAGGGAGCAGTTGGGACTATTGTTCGTTCTATGAATTTGCGACTAGATGATTTTCCGCATACAGGAGCGCAAAGTTATGGCGATTTGCCTAAAGCCAATTACATTCCGACTGCGGCTATCAGTACTAATGGTGCTGAACTTTTGAGTAAAAAGTTAAAAGAAAACAGTCATTTGCAATTTTTCATGAAGTTGTCTTGCAAACAATATGACGATGTACTCTCGTATAATGTGATAGGCGAAATTACCGGTACTGAGCATCCGGAAAAAATTATGGTGGTGGGTGGCCATCTTGATTCCTGGGATTTAGCCGATGGGGCTCAGGATGACGGTGCCGGCTGTGTACAAGCAATGGGAGTAGCAGAAATCTTCAAAAAACTAAATTACAAACCCAAAAATACTATAAGAGTAGTACTTTTTATGAATGAAGAGTTTGGAGGCAAAGGAGGGAAGAAGTATGAAGAACTGTCAAAACTAAATCAAGAAAATCACATTTTTGCTTTAGAAAGTGATTCCGGTGGTTTTTCACCAAGAGGATTTTCGTTGGAGTGTGATGAGGCCAATTTCAATAAAGTAAACAGTTGGGTCAAATTATTCGAGCCTTACCTGATACATAGTTTTGTTAAAGGACATGCCGGTTCTGATATTACGCCACTAACATCAAGTAAGATTGTAAAAGCCGGATTGAAACCTGACTCGCAGCGTTATTTTGATTATCATCATGCGGCTAATGATAAATTTGATTCGGTCAACAAAAGAGAGTTAGAGTTGGGAGCCGCTACCATGGCTTCTTTTATATATTTATTTGATCAATATGGAATTGATTAA
- a CDS encoding choice-of-anchor J domain-containing protein translates to MKKITLLLLLLLLSVSGYSQMAVEGFESTTGPDVLPSTNWTLGTGNWAVFDNGIGLGQRWGINSTVTTPPIVYQGANAAYVSRENIGQNNTSEDFLATPLVTIPTNGQLHFYTRSFSSANQGTIYQIRVAPVTGNQTTPGDYSTIQQWTEAQLTAVYNVYEEKVVNLSAFAGQQVYVAFVMVYTQPSTVLGGDRWLVDNVSIVEQCLDPTNLTATAIGLTSANLNWGNPSGATSWEIEVLPASATPTGVGVTYNGSLPYVATATATGTPLTPSTAYVYYVRALCSATHSSWIGPFPFTTASPGTSCSAPIQISTLPYSTTDNTSNYTDNPAIEGSPGLVVVVLPIII, encoded by the coding sequence ATGAAGAAAATTACATTATTGCTGTTACTTTTACTCTTATCCGTAAGCGGTTATTCGCAAATGGCCGTAGAAGGATTTGAATCAACAACGGGGCCTGACGTCTTACCCTCAACCAATTGGACATTAGGAACAGGAAACTGGGCCGTTTTTGACAACGGTATAGGATTAGGACAACGATGGGGAATTAACAGTACTGTTACCACACCACCAATTGTATATCAAGGTGCTAACGCAGCTTATGTAAGTCGAGAAAATATTGGTCAAAACAATACTTCAGAAGATTTTTTGGCAACGCCTTTAGTAACTATTCCTACCAATGGTCAGTTGCATTTTTACACTCGTTCTTTCAGTAGTGCCAATCAAGGGACCATATATCAAATCAGAGTGGCTCCGGTTACAGGTAATCAAACCACTCCCGGAGATTACTCTACTATACAGCAGTGGACAGAAGCTCAATTGACCGCTGTATATAATGTTTATGAAGAAAAAGTAGTCAATCTTTCTGCTTTTGCCGGGCAACAAGTTTATGTGGCTTTTGTCATGGTGTATACCCAACCTTCAACAGTTTTAGGAGGTGATCGTTGGTTAGTGGATAATGTTAGCATAGTAGAACAGTGTTTAGATCCCACCAATTTAACTGCCACGGCTATTGGCTTAACTTCAGCAAATTTAAACTGGGGAAATCCGAGTGGTGCCACATCATGGGAAATCGAAGTTTTACCGGCTTCTGCTACTCCAACCGGAGTTGGTGTAACTTATAACGGTTCCTTACCTTATGTTGCCACAGCTACAGCCACAGGAACCCCGTTAACACCATCTACCGCTTATGTATATTATGTCAGAGCTCTATGTTCAGCCACTCACAGTAGCTGGATAGGCCCATTCCCTTTTACTACCGCATCACCCGGCACCAGTTGTTCGGCACCAATACAAATTAGCACTTTACCCTACAGCACAACAGACAACACTTCAAACTATACCGATAATCCTGCAATAGAAGGAAGCCCGGGGCTAGTGGTTGTGGTTCTACCAATAATTATTTAG
- a CDS encoding winged helix-turn-helix domain-containing protein has protein sequence MKNIIQNINKAFDHRIRLGIMSILMVNENADFNMLKELLGVTDGNLASHTKALESENYIMIEKQFIGKKPNTKYMATPTGKKAFQDHIEALEKLISKS, from the coding sequence ATGAAAAACATTATCCAAAATATCAATAAAGCTTTTGACCACCGAATTCGTTTGGGCATCATGTCGATTCTCATGGTGAATGAAAATGCCGATTTTAATATGCTGAAAGAATTATTGGGCGTCACGGATGGTAACCTAGCGAGTCACACCAAAGCTTTGGAAAGTGAAAATTATATTATGATTGAAAAACAATTCATCGGAAAAAAACCAAATACCAAATACATGGCTACACCCACCGGGAAGAAAGCTTTTCAAGATCATATTGAAGCCTTAGAAAAACTAATCTCGAAAAGTTAG
- a CDS encoding choice-of-anchor L domain-containing protein: protein MGYFNKNGSNFPFNDGIVLTTGNALSAPGPNSTTLSDGANGWTGDTQLEAIVLAATGNPMNSKNATKLEFDFVPLVNTINFNFIFASEEYGTYQCLFSDAFAFLLTDIATGVTTNIAVVPNTTTPISVVTIRDQLYNNGCNSVNSQYFGEYYGLTGLDPLASPTNYNGRTTPLTATANVTPGNQYHIKLVIADRQDTAFDSAVFLEGGSLDIGNVDLGTDFLQSTNNALCAGDIYTIESGLDPTQYTFTWTFNGNPIPNETSPDLVITQSGIYGISAQFNNTTCAAIDTITVEYYPQIIPGTPNNLTACDDSGFSQFDLSQNDLPSLGSLNPADYTLSYYDGVNNADAAASPLPTLYTNTVANLQTVYVRIENNGSHCFEVRPFNLVVNPLVTTAFTFDTSICQNSVAPALPLISDNGYAGTWSPATIDTTTPGDYIFTPSNQCATAYTASITLITPTTPTFSLGTAISACVSSNTVVLPTTSLESIPGTWSPSILDYSIVGQTIYTFTPDAGQCAIAATLTVDITDKVLPTFNSVAAICNGDALSGALPTTSNNGYNGTWSPALDNTITTLYTFTPDALQCATSATLTITVNQKTPATFNSIAQLCVGETAPALPTNSIEGFTGTWLPATIDNTATGTYVFTPVPASQCSSGGSITVTVQNGFDFDIIGNCINNKYTLEVVALNNSFDVSLANFTWYDSSLQTIGTNSNTFNVTDYLASTPATETVPIDFSVEVTTVDGCIKSHLKSVDRILCEIQKGISVNNTPDGKNDSLDLTGYNVKKLTIFDRYGMKVYTQANYTNQWVGQSDKGDELPDGTYYYVIDFNDNQSAKTGWVYINREQ from the coding sequence ATTGGGTATTTTAACAAAAATGGATCTAATTTCCCTTTTAATGATGGAATTGTTTTAACCACTGGAAATGCACTTAGCGCCCCGGGACCTAATAGCACAACCTTGAGTGATGGAGCTAATGGATGGACAGGAGATACACAGTTGGAAGCTATTGTATTAGCTGCTACCGGTAATCCTATGAATTCTAAAAATGCTACTAAATTGGAGTTTGATTTTGTTCCGTTGGTGAATACCATCAATTTTAATTTTATTTTTGCTTCTGAAGAGTATGGTACATACCAATGTCTGTTTTCAGATGCTTTTGCTTTTTTACTGACAGATATTGCCACAGGAGTTACAACTAATATTGCTGTAGTTCCAAATACTACCACTCCGATATCGGTTGTTACCATTCGTGATCAATTATATAATAACGGTTGTAATTCTGTAAACTCACAATATTTTGGAGAATATTATGGCTTAACGGGGTTAGATCCTTTGGCTTCACCGACCAATTATAACGGAAGAACAACACCATTAACAGCAACAGCTAATGTTACTCCCGGGAATCAATATCACATTAAATTAGTGATTGCCGACAGACAGGATACAGCATTTGATTCGGCCGTTTTCCTTGAAGGCGGAAGTTTGGACATTGGTAACGTTGACTTAGGAACCGATTTCCTTCAATCCACTAACAATGCTTTGTGTGCGGGTGATATTTACACTATTGAAAGTGGTTTAGATCCAACTCAATATACATTTACTTGGACCTTCAACGGCAATCCGATTCCAAATGAAACCAGCCCGGATTTAGTAATCACACAATCAGGAATCTATGGTATTTCGGCTCAGTTTAACAATACTACTTGTGCGGCTATAGATACTATAACGGTTGAATATTATCCTCAGATAATTCCGGGTACTCCGAATAATTTAACGGCTTGTGATGATTCAGGTTTTAGTCAATTTGATTTAAGTCAAAATGATTTACCATCCTTAGGAAGTTTGAATCCGGCGGATTACACTTTGAGTTACTACGACGGTGTAAACAATGCCGATGCTGCTGCCAGTCCGCTACCGACATTATATACCAACACTGTGGCTAACTTACAAACCGTATATGTTCGTATTGAAAATAACGGCTCACATTGTTTTGAAGTTAGACCCTTTAATTTAGTTGTCAATCCACTTGTCACTACAGCATTCACATTTGATACTTCGATATGTCAGAATAGTGTAGCCCCAGCATTGCCTTTAATTTCAGACAATGGATATGCAGGAACTTGGTCACCGGCCACAATTGATACCACAACACCCGGAGATTATATTTTCACGCCATCAAATCAATGTGCAACAGCCTACACAGCAAGCATAACACTGATAACTCCAACCACTCCAACGTTCAGTCTTGGAACTGCTATTAGTGCTTGTGTATCATCAAACACTGTGGTTTTACCAACTACATCATTGGAAAGCATTCCCGGAACATGGTCACCGTCAATTTTGGATTATTCTATTGTTGGGCAAACGATTTATACATTCACACCAGATGCGGGTCAATGTGCCATAGCGGCAACCTTAACGGTTGATATTACTGATAAGGTACTGCCAACATTTAACTCTGTAGCCGCTATTTGTAATGGCGATGCCTTAAGTGGTGCTTTACCAACTACTTCAAATAACGGTTACAACGGGACTTGGTCACCGGCTTTAGACAATACAATAACTACGTTATATACCTTTACGCCTGATGCACTACAATGTGCCACGTCAGCTACACTGACTATTACGGTGAATCAAAAAACACCGGCAACATTCAATTCTATTGCGCAATTATGCGTTGGGGAAACTGCTCCTGCTCTTCCGACAAATTCGATTGAAGGATTTACAGGAACCTGGTTACCCGCAACAATTGACAATACAGCAACCGGAACCTATGTCTTTACACCAGTTCCTGCTTCACAATGTTCTAGCGGTGGAAGTATAACAGTAACGGTACAAAACGGATTTGATTTTGACATCATTGGTAATTGTATTAATAATAAATACACTTTGGAAGTAGTAGCTTTGAACAATTCATTTGATGTGTCTTTGGCCAATTTCACTTGGTACGACAGTAGTTTACAAACTATTGGCACCAACTCAAATACTTTCAACGTAACCGATTATCTGGCTTCAACTCCGGCTACAGAAACAGTGCCTATTGATTTTTCAGTTGAAGTAACTACGGTTGACGGCTGTATCAAATCGCATTTAAAATCAGTGGACAGAATTTTGTGTGAAATTCAAAAGGGAATTTCTGTAAATAATACGCCTGATGGTAAAAATGACAGTTTAGATTTGACCGGATACAACGTGAAAAAGTTGACTATTTTTGACCGTTACGGAATGAAAGTATACACCCAAGCCAATTACACTAATCAATGGGTGGGTCAATCTGATAAAGGAGATGAATTACCGGACGGAACTTACTACTATGTAATTGATTTCAATGACAATCAATCTGCTAAAACGGGCTGGGTCTACATCAACAGAGAACAATAA
- a CDS encoding 2-dehydro-3-deoxyphosphooctonate aldolase gives MKNVDNNAPIPTLTKDNTFLLTEYSKDKKYGYDPDYPVNVFYQNTKNENLNAERFLNALAGPKGEKITFTKLESCCPFPTKRSEMGAGFLDVYELTWQGQTSPTKLYLNIYERGYLLVPVGLSVKK, from the coding sequence TTGAAAAATGTAGACAACAATGCACCGATTCCCACTTTAACCAAAGACAATACTTTTTTGTTGACCGAATACAGTAAAGACAAAAAATATGGCTACGACCCTGATTATCCTGTAAATGTATTTTATCAAAATACAAAAAATGAAAATTTAAATGCTGAGCGATTCCTCAATGCGTTAGCGGGACCCAAAGGCGAAAAAATAACGTTCACCAAGTTAGAAAGTTGTTGTCCGTTTCCTACCAAAAGAAGCGAAATGGGAGCCGGATTTTTAGATGTTTATGAACTAACTTGGCAAGGGCAAACCAGTCCGACAAAACTTTACCTAAACATTTATGAACGAGGCTATTTGTTGGTTCCAGTTGGCCTTTCTGTTAAAAAATAA
- a CDS encoding DUF6691 family protein yields MKLFKFILVGFVFGIVLTKAEAVSWYRIYEMFQFQSFHMFGIIMVAIATGVIGIQLIKRKQLKDIAGNPIVILDKEKGTVRYLIGGTLFGLGWALVGACPGPIFILLGAGFLSAGLILIGAVFGTFLYGVIKDKLPH; encoded by the coding sequence ATGAAATTATTCAAATTTATATTGGTTGGTTTTGTTTTCGGTATTGTATTAACCAAGGCAGAAGCGGTGTCCTGGTACCGTATTTATGAAATGTTTCAGTTTCAGTCGTTTCACATGTTTGGCATCATCATGGTGGCCATTGCTACAGGAGTGATTGGGATTCAACTTATCAAAAGAAAGCAATTGAAAGATATAGCAGGTAACCCGATTGTTATTTTGGATAAAGAAAAAGGAACCGTGCGCTATCTAATTGGCGGTACTCTTTTTGGTTTAGGTTGGGCACTAGTTGGTGCTTGTCCGGGTCCTATTTTTATTCTTCTGGGAGCCGGTTTTTTAAGTGCAGGATTAATATTGATTGGTGCTGTTTTTGGAACGTTTCTTTATGGCGTTATCAAAGATAAATTACCTCACTAA